In one window of Bradyrhizobium sp. AZCC 1721 DNA:
- a CDS encoding TetR/AcrR family transcriptional regulator, producing MTAKPRRATYRHGNLKSEALKAATRLVAAAGHEQLSLREVAEAVGVAHRSLYNHFADREALLDAVAAEAYTRLAAILVKAETPQDYTAKYVRFALANRGLYALMTSRPHATMKHNPPLQAAVHKVIAQAVRVFCQDIGSPAERRRAVMKVYITLYGGISLYTAGVLDQPSEKALIAELSAMNAGM from the coding sequence ATGACCGCAAAGCCGCGCCGGGCGACCTATCGCCATGGCAATCTGAAATCCGAAGCGCTGAAGGCCGCCACCCGTTTGGTGGCCGCGGCCGGCCATGAGCAATTGAGCCTGCGCGAGGTCGCGGAGGCCGTCGGCGTCGCGCATCGATCGCTGTACAATCATTTCGCTGACCGCGAAGCGCTGCTCGACGCGGTTGCGGCCGAGGCCTACACGAGGCTCGCCGCCATCCTCGTCAAGGCAGAGACGCCACAGGACTACACCGCGAAATATGTCCGCTTCGCGCTTGCCAACCGCGGGCTGTACGCCCTGATGACGAGCCGCCCGCACGCCACCATGAAGCACAATCCGCCGCTGCAGGCCGCGGTTCACAAGGTCATCGCCCAGGCCGTGCGGGTATTCTGCCAGGATATCGGGAGCCCGGCCGAGCGTCGCCGCGCGGTGATGAAGGTCTACATTACGCTCTATGGTGGCATCTCGCTCTATACCGCCGGCGTCCTCGATCAGCCCAGCGAGAAAGCCCTGATTGCGGAACTGTCCGCGATGAACGCAGGGATGTGA
- a CDS encoding class I adenylate-forming enzyme family protein translates to MDWSQHSIPAMRLEPRFGDRMVPVFCDRPKSIPAMVAEAVATNPDGEALVCGATRMTWREVAQQSAQIAAGFQRLGLQRGDRVALLLGNRIEFVLTMLGAAHAGLVTVLLSIRQQKPEIAYVLTDCGAKLLIHEAALADRVPDASDIPDVMRRIVVDDDPRVSRFSELADNAPLAAPIEVGEEDTAMILYTSGTTGRPKGAMLAHCTIIHSAMVFVSCMKLTEADRSIAAVPLGHVTGVVANVMTMVRCAGALIIMAEFKAAEYLKLAARERVTYTVMVPAMYNLCLLQPDFDSYDLSNWRIGGFGGAPMPIATIEKLDAKIPGLKLMNCYGATETTSPSTMMPGELTASHIDSVGLPCPGAQIVVMDAGGRELPRGEIGEIWIHGGSVIKGYWNNPKATAESFTAGFWHSGDLGSIDEENFVRVFDRQKDMINRGGLKIYSAEVESVLSGHPDVVESAIIAKPCPVLGERVHAVVVTRNAVSGEALRAWCAERLSDYKVPETMDLRTDPLPRNANGKVMKRQLRDAFTAA, encoded by the coding sequence ATGGATTGGTCGCAGCACTCCATTCCGGCGATGCGGCTCGAGCCGCGCTTTGGCGATCGGATGGTCCCGGTCTTTTGCGACCGGCCCAAGAGCATTCCGGCGATGGTGGCCGAAGCGGTTGCGACCAACCCGGACGGCGAGGCGCTGGTCTGCGGCGCCACGCGAATGACATGGCGCGAGGTCGCACAGCAATCGGCGCAAATCGCAGCAGGATTTCAAAGACTCGGCCTGCAGCGCGGCGACCGCGTCGCGCTGCTGCTCGGCAACAGAATCGAATTCGTGCTGACGATGCTGGGCGCGGCCCATGCCGGTCTGGTGACGGTGCTGCTTTCGATCCGCCAGCAAAAGCCCGAGATCGCCTATGTGCTCACCGATTGCGGCGCAAAGCTCCTGATCCACGAGGCGGCCTTGGCCGATCGTGTGCCCGATGCGAGCGATATTCCCGATGTGATGCGCCGGATTGTTGTCGACGACGACCCGCGAGTTTCGCGCTTTTCCGAACTGGCTGACAACGCGCCGCTGGCCGCACCAATCGAGGTCGGCGAAGAGGACACTGCCATGATCCTCTATACGTCGGGCACCACGGGGCGGCCAAAGGGCGCGATGCTCGCCCATTGCACCATCATTCATTCGGCCATGGTGTTCGTATCATGCATGAAGCTTACCGAAGCGGACCGCTCGATCGCCGCCGTGCCGCTCGGGCACGTCACGGGCGTGGTCGCCAACGTCATGACCATGGTCCGTTGCGCAGGCGCGCTGATCATCATGGCGGAGTTCAAGGCGGCGGAATATTTGAAGCTCGCCGCGCGCGAGCGGGTCACCTACACCGTGATGGTGCCGGCGATGTACAATCTCTGCCTGCTGCAGCCGGATTTCGACAGCTACGATCTGTCGAACTGGCGGATCGGCGGCTTTGGCGGTGCGCCGATGCCGATCGCCACCATTGAGAAACTCGATGCCAAGATTCCCGGCCTGAAGCTGATGAATTGCTACGGCGCGACTGAGACCACGTCGCCCTCGACCATGATGCCGGGCGAATTGACCGCCAGCCACATCGACAGCGTCGGCTTGCCCTGTCCCGGCGCGCAGATCGTCGTGATGGATGCCGGGGGCCGCGAACTGCCGCGCGGCGAGATCGGCGAAATCTGGATTCACGGTGGGTCCGTCATCAAGGGCTACTGGAACAATCCGAAGGCGACGGCGGAGAGTTTTACGGCCGGCTTCTGGCATTCCGGCGATCTCGGCTCGATCGACGAAGAGAATTTCGTGCGCGTGTTCGATCGTCAGAAGGACATGATCAATCGCGGCGGGCTCAAGATCTATTCCGCCGAGGTCGAGTCGGTGCTTTCAGGCCATCCCGACGTGGTCGAGAGCGCAATCATCGCAAAACCGTGCCCGGTGCTAGGCGAGCGCGTGCATGCCGTCGTCGTGACGCGGAATGCCGTCAGCGGCGAAGCGCTGCGCGCCTGGTGCGCCGAGCGGCTGTCGGACTACAAGGTGCCGGAAACCATGGATCTGCGGACGGACCCGTTGCCGCGCAATGCCAACGGCAAGGTGATGAAGCGGCAGCTCCGCGACGCTTTCACGGCGGCTTAG
- a CDS encoding NnrU family protein, which yields MGLLVLILGLILFFGVHTLTTQRKLRAQVISATGESGYKIGYALASIAGLALIIWGFALYRRTGWIDLWNPPVALKHITTALMLPAVIMVVASYIRGRIYTTLKHPMLTGIKLWAAAHLLANGDLGSILLFGSFLAWAVYDRISLKYRSDAGAPPIPVGGPGNDLIAIAVGLVAYLALAFAFHPVVIGVPVIGA from the coding sequence ATGGGACTGCTGGTGTTGATCCTGGGCCTGATCCTGTTCTTCGGCGTCCACACGCTTACCACGCAACGCAAGCTGCGCGCGCAGGTGATCTCCGCGACGGGCGAGAGCGGCTACAAGATCGGCTATGCGCTGGCTTCGATCGCTGGTCTGGCGCTGATCATCTGGGGCTTTGCGCTTTATCGCCGAACGGGCTGGATCGACCTCTGGAACCCGCCAGTGGCGCTCAAGCACATCACGACGGCGCTGATGCTGCCCGCGGTTATCATGGTTGTCGCGTCCTACATCCGCGGCCGGATCTATACGACGCTGAAACATCCGATGTTGACGGGCATCAAGCTGTGGGCGGCGGCGCATCTGCTCGCCAATGGCGATCTCGGCTCGATCCTCCTGTTCGGCTCGTTTCTCGCGTGGGCGGTGTATGATCGCATTTCGCTGAAATATCGTTCCGACGCCGGCGCCCCGCCGATTCCCGTCGGCGGTCCCGGCAACGATTTGATCGCGATCGCGGTCGGTCTCGTCGCCTATCTGGCGCTCGCCTTCGCGTTCCATCCTGTCGTGATCGGCGTTCCCGTCATTGGAGCCTAA
- the der gene encoding ribosome biogenesis GTPase Der gives MSFTIAIIGRPNVGKSTLFNRLVGQKLALVDDEPGVTRDRREGSARLGDLEFTVIDTAGLDEGAKGSLTARMQEQTEAAIGLADALMFVIDARAGLTPNDRAFADFARRANKPVVLVANKSEGKHGEIGAMESYALGLGDPVQISAEHGEGLSDLYDALAALMPEPAEEREEFDDDDIVSDEDLAQRPIRVAIVGRPNAGKSTLINHLLGEERLLTSAEAGTTRDSISVEITWQGRDFRVFDTAGLRRRSRIEEKLEKLSVADALRAVRFAEVVVMMMDAQNRFEEQDLRIADLIEREGRAIVLAVNKWDLMERKPHLISALRSDADHWLPQVKGVPIVAVSGLLGEGIDRLMTAIQDAYAVWNKRVPTAALNRWFEQAVDANPPPAVSGRRLKLNYITQTKGRPPSFVLFCSRADAVPQSYLRYLTNSLREAFDLPGTPIRITLREKANPFAHKRKRPS, from the coding sequence ATGTCCTTTACGATCGCCATCATCGGCCGACCCAACGTCGGCAAGTCGACGCTGTTCAACCGGCTGGTCGGGCAGAAGCTCGCGCTGGTGGACGACGAGCCCGGCGTCACCCGCGATCGCCGCGAGGGAAGCGCGCGTCTCGGCGATCTCGAATTCACCGTGATCGATACCGCCGGCCTCGACGAGGGCGCCAAGGGCTCGCTCACGGCACGAATGCAGGAGCAGACCGAAGCCGCGATCGGCCTGGCCGATGCGCTGATGTTCGTGATCGACGCCCGTGCGGGCCTGACGCCGAACGATCGCGCCTTTGCCGATTTCGCGCGCCGCGCCAACAAGCCGGTGGTGCTGGTCGCCAACAAGAGCGAGGGCAAGCACGGCGAAATCGGCGCGATGGAATCCTACGCGCTGGGGCTCGGCGATCCCGTGCAGATTTCGGCCGAGCATGGCGAGGGCTTGAGCGATCTCTACGACGCGCTCGCCGCACTGATGCCGGAGCCGGCTGAAGAGCGGGAAGAGTTCGACGACGACGATATCGTATCGGACGAGGATCTCGCCCAGCGTCCGATCCGCGTCGCCATCGTCGGCCGTCCCAATGCCGGCAAGTCGACGCTGATCAATCATCTGCTCGGCGAGGAGCGGCTGTTGACCAGCGCCGAGGCCGGCACCACGCGCGATTCCATTTCGGTGGAGATCACCTGGCAGGGACGCGATTTCCGCGTATTCGATACTGCGGGCTTAAGGCGGCGCTCGCGGATCGAGGAGAAGCTGGAAAAATTGTCGGTGGCGGACGCGCTGCGCGCCGTGCGCTTTGCCGAAGTCGTCGTGATGATGATGGATGCGCAGAACCGGTTCGAGGAACAGGATTTGCGCATCGCCGATCTGATCGAGCGCGAGGGGCGGGCGATCGTGCTCGCGGTCAACAAATGGGATTTGATGGAGCGCAAGCCGCATCTGATTTCGGCGCTACGCAGCGATGCCGATCACTGGTTGCCGCAGGTGAAAGGTGTCCCCATCGTCGCCGTGTCCGGCTTGCTGGGCGAGGGCATCGATCGCCTGATGACCGCAATCCAGGATGCCTACGCAGTCTGGAACAAGCGCGTGCCTACGGCCGCGCTCAATCGCTGGTTCGAGCAGGCAGTCGATGCCAACCCGCCGCCCGCAGTGTCAGGTCGCCGGCTGAAGCTGAACTACATCACGCAGACCAAGGGGCGCCCGCCGAGCTTCGTGCTGTTCTGCTCGCGCGCGGACGCCGTGCCGCAATCCTACTTGCGCTATCTCACCAACAGCCTGCGCGAGGCTTTTGACCTGCCGGGCACGCCGATCCGCATCACGCTGCGCGAAAAGGCCAATCCGTTCGCGCATAAGCGCAAGCGGCCCTCATAA
- a CDS encoding enoyl-CoA hydratase-related protein: MTDLATYSRSGPFGTVVIDDGKANVMSLAMLNALHVAFDQAEKDKTVVILKARGKHFSGGFDLNVFAKGSAQDQYLMVKAGAELALRILSFPTPVVAACQGNAYPMGAFLIMSSDHRIAAGRLPDRHERGRDRAHRAAFCNRNRTAAADASLFQQGSDDRGDVRPHGGRHRRLL, translated from the coding sequence ATGACTGATCTCGCAACCTATTCCCGTTCCGGCCCGTTCGGCACCGTCGTGATCGACGATGGCAAGGCCAATGTGATGTCGCTTGCCATGCTCAACGCCCTGCATGTGGCCTTCGATCAGGCGGAAAAGGACAAGACGGTGGTGATCCTGAAGGCCCGCGGCAAGCATTTTTCAGGAGGATTCGACCTCAACGTCTTCGCCAAAGGCAGCGCCCAGGACCAATATCTGATGGTGAAAGCGGGCGCGGAACTGGCCTTGCGCATCCTCTCGTTCCCGACGCCGGTGGTGGCGGCATGCCAGGGTAATGCCTATCCGATGGGGGCTTTCCTGATCATGTCCAGCGACCACCGGATTGCCGCCGGGCGACTACCGGATCGGCATGAACGAGGTCGCGATCGGGCTCACCGTGCCGCGTTTTGCAATCGAAATCGCACGGCAGCGGCTGACGCCAGCCTATTTCAGCAGGGCAGTGATGACCGGGGAGATGTTCGGCCCCATGGAGGCCGTCACCGCCGGCTTCTTTGA
- a CDS encoding tetratricopeptide repeat protein, with protein MSELFDEVDEEVRREQLKRLWDRYSLLIIAGLILIIAAVGGWRGYQYLESKKAAEAGAAFDKAVELSEANKHAEAEVAFADLVAKAPFGYRVLARLRMAAEVANRDPQAAAKLFDEIAADRSVGVAEQDLARIRAAQLLLESTSYPNMKDRLEAAAAPGATFRHTARELLALSAWRANDAGATRQWLDMIANDGETPPSLRSRAEALQALLPPVAKS; from the coding sequence GTGTCTGAATTATTTGATGAAGTAGACGAGGAGGTCCGTCGCGAGCAGCTCAAAAGGCTGTGGGACCGGTATTCGCTTCTGATCATCGCCGGCCTGATTTTGATCATCGCCGCCGTCGGCGGCTGGCGTGGCTACCAGTATCTGGAGTCCAAGAAGGCGGCCGAGGCAGGGGCGGCGTTCGACAAGGCGGTCGAGCTTTCGGAAGCCAACAAGCACGCCGAGGCCGAAGTCGCGTTCGCCGATCTCGTTGCGAAGGCGCCGTTCGGCTACCGCGTGCTGGCACGGTTGCGCATGGCGGCGGAAGTCGCCAACCGCGATCCGCAGGCCGCGGCAAAGCTGTTCGACGAGATTGCCGCTGACCGCAGCGTCGGTGTCGCCGAGCAGGATCTCGCGCGGATTCGCGCGGCCCAGTTGCTGTTGGAAAGCACCAGCTATCCCAACATGAAAGACCGCCTCGAAGCCGCTGCCGCGCCGGGCGCCACGTTCCGCCATACCGCGCGCGAATTGCTGGCGCTATCGGCTTGGCGCGCCAATGATGCCGGAGCGACGCGGCAATGGCTGGATATGATCGCCAATGACGGTGAGACGCCGCCGAGCCTGCGCTCGCGTGCCGAAGCGCTACAGGCCTTGCTGCCGCCGGTCGCCAAGAGCTGA
- the panB gene encoding 3-methyl-2-oxobutanoate hydroxymethyltransferase — translation MSVQSAIKRKTAPDIRARKNGEPIVMLTSYHAHTAALVDRHCDVILVGDSLGNVMHGFETTVPVTLDMMILQGHAVMRGSKHALVVVDMPFGSYEASKEQAFHSAVRILKETHCGAVKLEGGVRMAETVAFLSERGVPVMGHIGLTPQSINTLGSFRAQGRDEGSWDPILNDAQAISDAGAFSVVVEAVAEPLARKITETIAIPTIGIGASAACDGQVLVLEDMLGLSPRTPKFVRRYGDLGPAIEAAIQGYASDVRSRAFPGLEHVYEMKKS, via the coding sequence ATGTCCGTGCAATCTGCCATCAAGCGCAAAACGGCGCCGGATATCCGTGCGCGCAAGAACGGCGAGCCGATCGTGATGCTGACGTCCTACCACGCGCATACCGCCGCGCTGGTGGATCGGCACTGCGACGTCATTCTGGTCGGCGATTCCCTCGGCAACGTCATGCACGGTTTCGAGACCACGGTGCCGGTGACGCTCGACATGATGATCCTGCAGGGCCATGCGGTGATGCGCGGCTCGAAGCATGCCCTCGTCGTGGTGGACATGCCGTTCGGCTCCTATGAGGCCTCCAAGGAGCAGGCGTTTCATTCCGCGGTGCGGATATTGAAGGAGACCCATTGCGGCGCGGTGAAGCTCGAAGGCGGCGTGCGCATGGCGGAAACGGTAGCGTTCCTGTCCGAGCGCGGCGTGCCGGTCATGGGCCACATCGGACTGACGCCGCAATCGATCAACACGCTCGGCTCGTTTCGCGCGCAGGGCCGCGACGAGGGCAGTTGGGATCCGATCCTGAACGACGCCCAGGCGATCTCGGACGCCGGTGCGTTTTCGGTCGTGGTCGAAGCGGTCGCCGAGCCGCTGGCGCGCAAGATCACGGAAACCATCGCCATTCCGACCATCGGCATCGGCGCCAGCGCGGCCTGCGACGGCCAGGTACTGGTGCTCGAGGACATGCTGGGCCTGTCGCCGCGGACGCCGAAATTCGTGCGCCGCTATGGCGATCTCGGCCCCGCGATCGAAGCGGCGATCCAGGGCTACGCCAGCGACGTGCGCTCGCGCGCTTTCCCGGGACTCGAGCACGTCTACGAGATGAAGAAGAGCTGA
- a CDS encoding peptide chain release factor 3 — protein MSDIAVTAESPSRSPLSAEVARRRTFAIISHPDAGKTTLTEKLLLFGGAINLAGQVKAKGERRNTRSDWMKIERERGISVVTSVMTFEFQDLVFNLLDTPGHEDFSEDTYRTLTAVDSAVMVIDAAKGIEARTRKLFEVCRLRDIPIITFINKMDRESRDTFELLDEIEKTLALDTTPMTWPVGRGRDFLGTYDVVNGGVRLLEGGGAKTGATEQIDIADLAGRNPNLDVAEIKDELALVSEACKPFELDAFREGHLTPVYFGSALRNFGVGDLLEGLGKFAPAPRAQDSNLRKVEAAEPRMSAFVFKIQANMDPNHRDRIAFARLCSGKLSRGMKAKLVRTGKNMSLSSPQFFFAQDRSVADEAFAGDVVGIPNHGTLRIGDTLTEGEDITFVGVPSFAPEIVRRVRLTDAMKAKKLKEALQQMSEEGVVQVFRPRDGAPALVGVVGPLQLDVLKARLDAEYSLPVEFEVSEFQLARWVSSDDRKKLEAFIAANGSGIADDVDGDPVFMAKNEFYLGYTRERAEGITFSNVKDVKKKA, from the coding sequence ATGTCCGACATTGCCGTTACAGCCGAATCGCCGTCCCGCTCGCCGCTATCAGCTGAAGTCGCGCGGCGGCGCACATTTGCGATCATCTCCCATCCGGACGCCGGCAAAACCACGCTGACCGAGAAGCTCCTGCTGTTCGGCGGCGCCATCAATCTGGCAGGGCAGGTCAAGGCCAAGGGCGAGCGGCGCAATACCCGTTCCGACTGGATGAAGATCGAGCGCGAGCGCGGCATCTCGGTCGTGACCTCGGTGATGACCTTCGAATTCCAGGACCTCGTCTTCAACCTCTTGGACACGCCCGGCCACGAAGACTTCTCGGAAGACACCTACCGGACGCTGACCGCGGTCGATTCCGCCGTCATGGTGATCGACGCCGCCAAGGGCATCGAGGCGCGGACGCGAAAGCTGTTCGAGGTGTGTCGGCTGCGCGACATTCCGATCATCACCTTCATCAACAAGATGGACCGCGAGAGCCGCGACACGTTCGAACTGCTGGACGAGATCGAAAAGACGCTGGCGCTCGACACCACCCCGATGACCTGGCCGGTCGGTCGCGGCCGCGACTTCCTCGGCACCTACGACGTCGTCAACGGCGGCGTGCGCCTGCTCGAAGGCGGCGGCGCCAAGACCGGCGCGACCGAGCAGATCGATATCGCCGATCTTGCCGGCCGCAACCCCAATCTCGACGTCGCCGAGATCAAGGACGAACTCGCGCTGGTGTCGGAAGCCTGCAAGCCGTTCGAGCTGGACGCGTTTCGCGAGGGCCATCTGACGCCGGTCTATTTCGGCAGCGCGCTGCGCAATTTCGGCGTCGGCGACTTGCTGGAAGGTCTTGGCAAGTTTGCGCCGGCGCCGCGGGCGCAGGACAGCAATTTGCGCAAGGTCGAAGCAGCCGAGCCGCGCATGAGCGCCTTCGTGTTCAAGATCCAGGCCAATATGGATCCGAACCACCGCGACCGCATCGCGTTCGCACGGCTGTGCTCCGGCAAGCTCAGCCGCGGCATGAAAGCGAAGCTGGTGCGGACCGGCAAAAACATGTCGCTGTCGTCGCCGCAGTTCTTCTTCGCGCAGGATCGCTCGGTGGCCGATGAGGCGTTTGCCGGCGACGTCGTCGGCATTCCGAACCACGGTACCTTGCGGATCGGCGATACGCTGACGGAAGGCGAGGACATCACCTTCGTCGGCGTTCCGAGTTTTGCGCCGGAAATCGTCCGCCGCGTGCGGTTGACGGATGCAATGAAGGCCAAGAAGCTGAAAGAGGCGCTGCAGCAGATGTCGGAAGAGGGCGTGGTGCAGGTGTTCCGGCCCCGCGACGGCGCACCGGCGCTGGTCGGCGTCGTCGGTCCGCTGCAGCTCGACGTGCTGAAGGCACGGCTCGACGCGGAATATTCGCTGCCGGTGGAATTCGAAGTCTCGGAATTCCAGCTCGCGCGCTGGGTCTCGTCCGACGACCGCAAGAAGTTAGAGGCCTTCATCGCGGCCAACGGCTCGGGCATCGCCGACGACGTCGACGGCGATCCCGTGTTCATGGCCAAGAACGAGTTTTACCTGGGCTATACCAGGGAGCGCGCCGAAGGGATCACGTTCTCCAACGTCAAGGACGTGAAGAAGAAGGCGTAA
- a CDS encoding TCR/Tet family MFS transporter, translating into MSDNTKADIPRSGAAAFIFVTILLDMLALGLILPILPKIVESFVDNDTATAARIFGLFGTAWALMQFLFSPILGALSDRFGRRPVVLLSNFGLALDYVLMALAPSLTWLFIGRVISGITSASISTAFAYIADVTPPERRAAVFGKIGAAFGAGFILGPAIGGLLGGMDPRLPFWVAAGLSFANALYGWLILPESLPRDRRAPFHWKSASPLGALHLLRSNRILAGLSLANFFGQVAHVVLPSTFVLYATYRYGWDTTTVGLTLALVGVCAMVVQGAGVGPIVTRLGERSALLLGLASGGLGFFIYGAAPTGLLFWTGIPVMALWGVAGAAIQALTTQLVAPDQQGQLQGATNSVNSIAQMAGPFLFTLTFAYFISDQAPVKLPGAPFLLAAALLGLALLIAWRTLKK; encoded by the coding sequence TTGTCCGACAACACCAAGGCTGATATTCCGCGCAGTGGCGCGGCGGCTTTTATCTTCGTCACCATCCTGCTCGACATGCTCGCGCTCGGCCTGATCCTGCCGATCCTGCCCAAGATCGTGGAGAGTTTTGTCGACAACGACACCGCGACGGCGGCGCGGATCTTCGGCCTGTTCGGCACCGCCTGGGCGCTGATGCAGTTCCTGTTCTCGCCGATCCTTGGCGCGCTCTCGGACCGGTTCGGCCGCCGGCCGGTGGTGCTGCTATCGAATTTCGGGCTGGCGCTGGATTACGTGTTGATGGCGCTGGCGCCGTCGCTGACCTGGCTGTTTATCGGGCGGGTGATCTCAGGCATCACCTCGGCCAGCATTTCCACGGCCTTTGCCTATATCGCCGATGTGACGCCGCCGGAACGGCGTGCCGCGGTGTTCGGCAAGATTGGCGCGGCGTTCGGCGCCGGATTCATTCTCGGCCCCGCCATCGGCGGCCTGCTCGGCGGCATGGATCCGCGTCTGCCGTTCTGGGTCGCGGCGGGCCTGAGCTTTGCGAACGCGCTATATGGCTGGCTGATCCTCCCCGAGTCGCTGCCGCGGGATCGGCGCGCGCCGTTCCACTGGAAGAGCGCCAGTCCGCTCGGCGCATTGCATCTGTTGCGCTCGAACCGGATTCTCGCTGGCCTGTCGCTGGCGAATTTCTTTGGCCAGGTCGCGCATGTGGTGCTGCCTTCCACCTTCGTGCTCTACGCCACCTATCGGTATGGCTGGGACACGACAACGGTGGGGCTCACGCTGGCTCTGGTTGGCGTGTGCGCCATGGTGGTGCAGGGTGCGGGCGTCGGGCCGATCGTCACGCGTCTTGGCGAGCGCAGCGCGCTGCTGCTCGGGCTCGCTAGCGGCGGGCTGGGATTCTTCATCTATGGCGCGGCGCCGACCGGGCTGTTGTTCTGGACCGGCATTCCCGTTATGGCGCTGTGGGGCGTGGCAGGCGCGGCGATCCAGGCCCTGACGACGCAGCTCGTTGCGCCGGATCAGCAGGGCCAGTTGCAGGGCGCGACCAACAGCGTCAACAGCATCGCCCAGATGGCGGGACCGTTCCTGTTCACGCTGACCTTTGCCTATTTCATCAGCGACCAGGCGCCGGTGAAATTGCCGGGCGCGCCGTTCCTGCTGGCGGCAGCACTGTTGGGGCTCGCGCTGTTGATTGCGTGGCGCACGCTGAAAAAGTAG
- a CDS encoding ABC transporter substrate-binding protein has protein sequence MTTGIARRFAASVALAALALATPALAQDKTVKIGVLNDMSSLYADIGGPNSVAAAKMAIDDSGLAAKGWKIDLVSGDHQNKPDVGVNIARQWIDNDKVDVIADTPNSGVALAVSNLVKDKNVVLLNSGAATADLTGKACTPNTISFTYDTYMLANGTGKALTKAGGDSWFFLTADYAFGHALERDTSAVVTASGGKVLGGVRHPLNTSDFSSFLLQAQSSKAKVVGLANAGGDTTNAIKQASEFGIVAGGQKLAALLLFINDVHSLGLKTAQGLTFTESFYWDLNDKTREWSKRFQKVSSKGTMPSMTVAGVYAVVLHYLKTLDAMGGNPHDGAKVVAKMKELPTDDPLFGKGPLRADGRRLIPAYLFEVKKPEESKGPWDYYKQIATISAEDAAKPLEASECPLVKK, from the coding sequence ATGACGACTGGAATTGCGCGGCGCTTCGCCGCTTCCGTGGCGCTTGCCGCACTCGCCCTGGCGACGCCAGCACTGGCCCAGGACAAGACCGTCAAGATCGGCGTGCTGAATGACATGTCGAGCCTCTATGCCGACATTGGCGGCCCCAATTCGGTGGCTGCAGCGAAGATGGCGATTGACGATTCCGGCCTCGCCGCCAAGGGTTGGAAGATCGATCTGGTCAGTGGCGATCACCAGAACAAGCCCGACGTCGGCGTCAACATCGCCAGGCAGTGGATCGACAACGACAAGGTCGACGTCATCGCCGACACACCGAACTCCGGCGTCGCGCTCGCGGTGAGCAACCTCGTCAAGGACAAGAACGTCGTCCTGCTCAATTCGGGCGCTGCCACAGCCGATCTCACCGGCAAGGCCTGCACGCCGAACACGATTTCCTTTACCTACGACACCTACATGCTGGCCAACGGAACCGGCAAGGCGCTGACCAAAGCCGGTGGCGATAGCTGGTTCTTCCTGACCGCAGACTACGCGTTCGGACATGCGCTGGAACGCGACACCTCGGCGGTCGTCACCGCCAGCGGCGGCAAGGTGCTGGGCGGAGTCAGGCATCCGCTGAATACGTCGGACTTCTCGTCGTTCCTGTTGCAGGCGCAGTCCTCGAAGGCAAAGGTGGTTGGCCTTGCCAACGCTGGCGGCGACACCACCAATGCGATCAAGCAGGCTTCCGAATTCGGTATCGTTGCGGGCGGTCAGAAGCTTGCGGCGCTCCTGCTCTTCATTAACGACGTTCACTCGTTGGGCTTGAAGACCGCGCAAGGTCTGACGTTCACGGAATCGTTTTACTGGGACCTGAACGACAAGACGCGCGAATGGTCCAAGCGCTTCCAGAAAGTATCATCGAAAGGCACGATGCCCTCGATGACGGTGGCCGGGGTTTATGCAGTGGTGCTGCACTATCTCAAGACGCTCGACGCGATGGGCGGCAATCCGCATGACGGCGCCAAGGTCGTCGCCAAGATGAAGGAATTGCCGACCGATGATCCACTGTTCGGCAAGGGCCCGCTGCGCGCCGACGGCCGCCGTCTCATTCCGGCCTATCTGTTCGAGGTGAAGAAGCCGGAAGAGTCGAAGGGGCCGTGGGATTACTACAAGCAGATCGCCACGATCTCGGCGGAAGACGCCGCCAAGCCGCTCGAAGCCAGCGAGTGCCCGCTGGTAAAGAAGTAA